The following are encoded together in the Juglans microcarpa x Juglans regia isolate MS1-56 chromosome 2D, Jm3101_v1.0, whole genome shotgun sequence genome:
- the LOC121248099 gene encoding putative transcription factor bHLH086, whose amino-acid sequence MALAKDQMPHDSCMGSVQVPGFSSPGPYAVDDHGHSKAVLQEEDFLENGVVIKDIGMGHSSPVLFGPCSSVNSNASFVFTATSNYQPEEAADHSLIDFKGGYGNFMHACESLLSFEQSERASLNRNFLKTNNHKDEYSMWEQANFSQNYQRNQISTTTPKCGTDPRLLEELSCFQTASNDSSITNTSAKEREHGEDGTYGWLYSEATVVTDSIQESTHETSFHKRVHMGERTQALKKQCTNANKKPKPKSSSPKDPQSIAAKNRRERISERLKVLQELVPNGSKVDLVTMLEKAISYVKFLQLQVKVLATDEFWPAQGGKAPDISQVKEAIDAILSSQRDRNSSSK is encoded by the exons ATGGCACTTGCCAAGGACCAAATGCCACATGACTCGTGCATGGGCTCGGTTCAAGTTCCTGGTTTTTCCTCGCCAGGACCTTATGCCGTAGATGATCATGGACATAGCAAGGCAGTTCTGCAAGAAGAAGACTTTTTAGAAAATGGGGTTGTGATTAAGGATATTGGCATGGGCCATTCATCTCCAGTACTTTTCGGTCCCTGCAGCAGCGTGAATTCTAATGCGTCGTTTGTGTTTACGGCTACAAGTAATTATCAACCTGAAGAAGCTGCTGATCATTCCTTGATAGATTTTAAAGGCGGGTACGGTAATTTCATGCATGCTTGTGAATCTTTACTTAGCTTTGAGCAGAGTGAACGGGCTTCGCTAAACagaaatttcttgaaaactaacAATCACAAAGATGAGTACTCAATGTGGGAGCAGGCTAATTTCAGTCAGAATTACCAGCGGAATCAGATTAGTACTACTACTCCAAAATGCGGAACCGACCCACGCCTTTTGGAGGAGTTGAGTTGTTTTCAGACAGCAAGCAATGACAGCTCCATCACCAACACCTCTGCAAAAGAAAGGGAGCATGGGGAAGATGGGACCTATGGATGGTTATACTCCGAAGCAACTGTGGTCACTGATAGCATCCAGGAGTCTACACATGAAACAAGCTTCCACAAGCGTGTCCATATG GGAGAGAGAACGCAAGCTTTAAAGAAGCAGTGCACCAATGCAAATAAGAAGCCCAAACCAAAGTCAAGTTCACCTAAGGATCCTCAAAGTATTGCAGCCAAG AATCGGAGAGAGCGGATTAGCGAGCGGCTTAAGGTATTGCAGGAACTTGTGCCTAATGGTTCCAAG GTTGATCTGGTTACCATGTTGGAGAAAGCGATCAGTTATGTCAAGTTTCTTCAACTGCAAGTTAAG gTGTTGGCAACGGATGAATTTTGGCCTGCTCAAGGTGGGAAAGCTCCTGATATTTCTCAAGTAAAGGAAGCAATTGATGCCATTCTCTCCTCTCAGAGAGACAGAAATTCGAGCTCAAAGTGA
- the LOC121248833 gene encoding pentatricopeptide repeat-containing protein At1g77360, mitochondrial-like isoform X1 translates to MDKNRNRNRKRRHLEHHPSSSTPTPPVPFSTNPPLSHHSPPQTHLPNKRSRPAFASYSDAPDLHPKVKLFCEIIATTPSVSVEMALQDTGLRVTQEDVEQVLKFSYGFPGPAVKFFRWSGHQLNNNHSPYAWNLLVDLLGKNSLFDAMWDAVKSMSRERRLLSLATFASVFSSYVIADLVQEAISTFEVVDHYGVPRDVVALNSLLSAICRDGETADAMEFLRFAKEKIRPDVDTYAILLEGCEKEGNVGSARQIFADMVFEAGWDPGNVPAYDSFLSTLIKGPDGVQEAMKFFDTMKDRRCYPGLKFFKAALDECSKKDDPRGAALLWDAMVGEIGFRPDTQMYNSLIALYCRCKGTDIANRMLDEMVYNGSFPDSQTYNVLFQFLMKNRKLKEASMIYNEMIKNECVPDHANCSSAVRIYMDSGDYNMAIKVWKCMIENYNNDLEDTGNLLVVGLRDINRAPEAVKYAEDMICRRIKVNSSTLSKLKQSLAKAGKQLVYDELFRKWNSISTPIFFTVTFLSTDCGHCRLFNSFTFTISLSTGPYKIVQIEHWHLFKLLVLWIQQYL, encoded by the exons ATGGACAAAAACAGGAACAGGAACAGGAAAAGACGTCATCTTGAGCACCATCCTTCCTCTTCAACCCCAACTCCACCCGTTCCTTTCTCCACAAACCCACCTCTTTCCCATCATTCTCCGCCGCAAACCCACCTCCCCAATAAGCGTTCACGGCCAGCCTTCGCCTCATATTCTGACGCCCCAGACCTCCATCCCAAAGTCAAGCTCTTTTGCGAAATCATCGCCACCACTCCCTCCGTCTCCGTCGAGATGGCTCTCCAGGATACCGGTCTCCGAGTCACCCAAGAAGACGTCGAACAGGTCCTCAAGTTCTCATATGGGTTCCCAGGCCCCGCCGTCAAGTTCTTTCGCTGGTCCGGTCACCAGCTCAATAACAATCACAGCCCCTACGCTTGGAACCTCCTTGTGGACTTGTTGGGCAAGAATTCCTTGTTCGACGCCATGTGGGACGCCGTCAAGTCCATGAGTAGAGAGCGTCGTTTGCTCTCTCTGGCCACTTTTGCTTCCGTCTTTAGCAGCTATGTCATCGCGGATCTTGTCCAAGAAGCAATCTCGACGTTTGAGGTTGTGGACCACTACGGCGTTCCGCGCGATGTAGTGGCGTTAAATTCACTTCTGAGTGCGATTTGTAGAGATGGGGAGACTGCGGATGCGATGGAGTTCTTGCGGTTTGCGAAAGAGAAGATCAGGCCTGACGTAGATACGTATGCGATTCTGTTGGAAGGGTGCGAGAAGGAAGGCAATGTGGGTTCTGCTAGGCAGATATTTGCGGACATGGTGTTTGAGGCGGGTTGGGACCCGGGCAATGTGCCGGCTTATGACTCGTTCCTGAGCACTTTGATCAAGGGCCCTGATGGGGTTCAGGAGGCGATGAAGTTCTTCGATACGATGAAAGATAGGCGTTGTTATCCGGGGTTGAAGTTCTTCAAGGCTGCACTCGACGAGTGTTCGAAGAAAGACGATCCCCGTGGAGCCGCATTGCTTTGGGACGCAATGGTTGGTGAAATTGGTTTTAGACCCGATACCCAGATGTATAATTCGCTTATTGCTTTGTATTGTCGGTGTAAGGGTACTGATATAGCGAATAGGATGTTGGATGAGATGGTTTACAATGGGTCATTTCCAGATTCACAAACTTATAATGTTCTATTTCAGTTCTTAATGAAGAACAGGAAGTTAAAGGAGGCTTCGATGATATACAATGAGATGATTAAAAATGAGTGTGTTCCGGACCATGCCAATTGTAGTTCAGCAGTTAGGATTTATATGGATTCTGGGGATTATAATATGGCTATAAAAGTATGGAAATGCATGATAGAGAATTATAATAATGACTTGGAGGACACTGGGAATCTATTGGTTGTAGGGCTACGCGATATTAATAGGGCCCCGGAAGCAGTTAAGTATGCAGAAGATATGATTTGTAGAAGAATCAAGGTGAACTCTTCCACATTGTCAAAGCTGAAGCAGAGCCTTGCCAAAGCGGGAAAGCAGCTTGTGTATGATGAACTTTTTAGAAAGTGGAATTCCATTAG CACTCCAATCTTCTTCACTGTCACTTTCCTCAGCACTGATTGTGGCCACTGCCGCCTCTTCAACAGCTTCACCTTCACGATATCTTTGAGTACAGGTCCATATAAGATAGTGCAAATTGAGCATTGGCATCTATTCAAGCTGCTGGTGCTATGGATTCAGCAATACTTATAG
- the LOC121248833 gene encoding pentatricopeptide repeat-containing protein At1g77360, mitochondrial-like isoform X2: MDKNRNRNRKRRHLEHHPSSSTPTPPVPFSTNPPLSHHSPPQTHLPNKRSRPAFASYSDAPDLHPKVKLFCEIIATTPSVSVEMALQDTGLRVTQEDVEQVLKFSYGFPGPAVKFFRWSGHQLNNNHSPYAWNLLVDLLGKNSLFDAMWDAVKSMSRERRLLSLATFASVFSSYVIADLVQEAISTFEVVDHYGVPRDVVALNSLLSAICRDGETADAMEFLRFAKEKIRPDVDTYAILLEGCEKEGNVGSARQIFADMVFEAGWDPGNVPAYDSFLSTLIKGPDGVQEAMKFFDTMKDRRCYPGLKFFKAALDECSKKDDPRGAALLWDAMVGEIGFRPDTQMYNSLIALYCRCKGTDIANRMLDEMVYNGSFPDSQTYNVLFQFLMKNRKLKEASMIYNEMIKNECVPDHANCSSAVRIYMDSGDYNMAIKVWKCMIENYNNDLEDTGNLLVVGLRDINRAPEAVKYAEDMICRRIKVNSSTLSKLKQSLAKAGKQLVYDELFRKWNSISTDCGHCRLFNSFTFTISLSTGPYKIVQIEHWHLFKLLVLWIQQYL, encoded by the exons ATGGACAAAAACAGGAACAGGAACAGGAAAAGACGTCATCTTGAGCACCATCCTTCCTCTTCAACCCCAACTCCACCCGTTCCTTTCTCCACAAACCCACCTCTTTCCCATCATTCTCCGCCGCAAACCCACCTCCCCAATAAGCGTTCACGGCCAGCCTTCGCCTCATATTCTGACGCCCCAGACCTCCATCCCAAAGTCAAGCTCTTTTGCGAAATCATCGCCACCACTCCCTCCGTCTCCGTCGAGATGGCTCTCCAGGATACCGGTCTCCGAGTCACCCAAGAAGACGTCGAACAGGTCCTCAAGTTCTCATATGGGTTCCCAGGCCCCGCCGTCAAGTTCTTTCGCTGGTCCGGTCACCAGCTCAATAACAATCACAGCCCCTACGCTTGGAACCTCCTTGTGGACTTGTTGGGCAAGAATTCCTTGTTCGACGCCATGTGGGACGCCGTCAAGTCCATGAGTAGAGAGCGTCGTTTGCTCTCTCTGGCCACTTTTGCTTCCGTCTTTAGCAGCTATGTCATCGCGGATCTTGTCCAAGAAGCAATCTCGACGTTTGAGGTTGTGGACCACTACGGCGTTCCGCGCGATGTAGTGGCGTTAAATTCACTTCTGAGTGCGATTTGTAGAGATGGGGAGACTGCGGATGCGATGGAGTTCTTGCGGTTTGCGAAAGAGAAGATCAGGCCTGACGTAGATACGTATGCGATTCTGTTGGAAGGGTGCGAGAAGGAAGGCAATGTGGGTTCTGCTAGGCAGATATTTGCGGACATGGTGTTTGAGGCGGGTTGGGACCCGGGCAATGTGCCGGCTTATGACTCGTTCCTGAGCACTTTGATCAAGGGCCCTGATGGGGTTCAGGAGGCGATGAAGTTCTTCGATACGATGAAAGATAGGCGTTGTTATCCGGGGTTGAAGTTCTTCAAGGCTGCACTCGACGAGTGTTCGAAGAAAGACGATCCCCGTGGAGCCGCATTGCTTTGGGACGCAATGGTTGGTGAAATTGGTTTTAGACCCGATACCCAGATGTATAATTCGCTTATTGCTTTGTATTGTCGGTGTAAGGGTACTGATATAGCGAATAGGATGTTGGATGAGATGGTTTACAATGGGTCATTTCCAGATTCACAAACTTATAATGTTCTATTTCAGTTCTTAATGAAGAACAGGAAGTTAAAGGAGGCTTCGATGATATACAATGAGATGATTAAAAATGAGTGTGTTCCGGACCATGCCAATTGTAGTTCAGCAGTTAGGATTTATATGGATTCTGGGGATTATAATATGGCTATAAAAGTATGGAAATGCATGATAGAGAATTATAATAATGACTTGGAGGACACTGGGAATCTATTGGTTGTAGGGCTACGCGATATTAATAGGGCCCCGGAAGCAGTTAAGTATGCAGAAGATATGATTTGTAGAAGAATCAAGGTGAACTCTTCCACATTGTCAAAGCTGAAGCAGAGCCTTGCCAAAGCGGGAAAGCAGCTTGTGTATGATGAACTTTTTAGAAAGTGGAATTCCATTAG CACTGATTGTGGCCACTGCCGCCTCTTCAACAGCTTCACCTTCACGATATCTTTGAGTACAGGTCCATATAAGATAGTGCAAATTGAGCATTGGCATCTATTCAAGCTGCTGGTGCTATGGATTCAGCAATACTTATAG
- the LOC121248833 gene encoding pentatricopeptide repeat-containing protein At1g77360, mitochondrial-like isoform X3 — translation MDKNRNRNRKRRHLEHHPSSSTPTPPVPFSTNPPLSHHSPPQTHLPNKRSRPAFASYSDAPDLHPKVKLFCEIIATTPSVSVEMALQDTGLRVTQEDVEQVLKFSYGFPGPAVKFFRWSGHQLNNNHSPYAWNLLVDLLGKNSLFDAMWDAVKSMSRERRLLSLATFASVFSSYVIADLVQEAISTFEVVDHYGVPRDVVALNSLLSAICRDGETADAMEFLRFAKEKIRPDVDTYAILLEGCEKEGNVGSARQIFADMVFEAGWDPGNVPAYDSFLSTLIKGPDGVQEAMKFFDTMKDRRCYPGLKFFKAALDECSKKDDPRGAALLWDAMVGEIGFRPDTQMYNSLIALYCRCKGTDIANRMLDEMVYNGSFPDSQTYNVLFQFLMKNRKLKEASMIYNEMIKNECVPDHANCSSAVRIYMDSGDYNMAIKVWKCMIENYNNDLEDTGNLLVVGLRDINRAPEAVKYAEDMICRRIKVNSSTLSKLKQSLAKAGKQLVYDELFRKWNSIRSI, via the exons ATGGACAAAAACAGGAACAGGAACAGGAAAAGACGTCATCTTGAGCACCATCCTTCCTCTTCAACCCCAACTCCACCCGTTCCTTTCTCCACAAACCCACCTCTTTCCCATCATTCTCCGCCGCAAACCCACCTCCCCAATAAGCGTTCACGGCCAGCCTTCGCCTCATATTCTGACGCCCCAGACCTCCATCCCAAAGTCAAGCTCTTTTGCGAAATCATCGCCACCACTCCCTCCGTCTCCGTCGAGATGGCTCTCCAGGATACCGGTCTCCGAGTCACCCAAGAAGACGTCGAACAGGTCCTCAAGTTCTCATATGGGTTCCCAGGCCCCGCCGTCAAGTTCTTTCGCTGGTCCGGTCACCAGCTCAATAACAATCACAGCCCCTACGCTTGGAACCTCCTTGTGGACTTGTTGGGCAAGAATTCCTTGTTCGACGCCATGTGGGACGCCGTCAAGTCCATGAGTAGAGAGCGTCGTTTGCTCTCTCTGGCCACTTTTGCTTCCGTCTTTAGCAGCTATGTCATCGCGGATCTTGTCCAAGAAGCAATCTCGACGTTTGAGGTTGTGGACCACTACGGCGTTCCGCGCGATGTAGTGGCGTTAAATTCACTTCTGAGTGCGATTTGTAGAGATGGGGAGACTGCGGATGCGATGGAGTTCTTGCGGTTTGCGAAAGAGAAGATCAGGCCTGACGTAGATACGTATGCGATTCTGTTGGAAGGGTGCGAGAAGGAAGGCAATGTGGGTTCTGCTAGGCAGATATTTGCGGACATGGTGTTTGAGGCGGGTTGGGACCCGGGCAATGTGCCGGCTTATGACTCGTTCCTGAGCACTTTGATCAAGGGCCCTGATGGGGTTCAGGAGGCGATGAAGTTCTTCGATACGATGAAAGATAGGCGTTGTTATCCGGGGTTGAAGTTCTTCAAGGCTGCACTCGACGAGTGTTCGAAGAAAGACGATCCCCGTGGAGCCGCATTGCTTTGGGACGCAATGGTTGGTGAAATTGGTTTTAGACCCGATACCCAGATGTATAATTCGCTTATTGCTTTGTATTGTCGGTGTAAGGGTACTGATATAGCGAATAGGATGTTGGATGAGATGGTTTACAATGGGTCATTTCCAGATTCACAAACTTATAATGTTCTATTTCAGTTCTTAATGAAGAACAGGAAGTTAAAGGAGGCTTCGATGATATACAATGAGATGATTAAAAATGAGTGTGTTCCGGACCATGCCAATTGTAGTTCAGCAGTTAGGATTTATATGGATTCTGGGGATTATAATATGGCTATAAAAGTATGGAAATGCATGATAGAGAATTATAATAATGACTTGGAGGACACTGGGAATCTATTGGTTGTAGGGCTACGCGATATTAATAGGGCCCCGGAAGCAGTTAAGTATGCAGAAGATATGATTTGTAGAAGAATCAAGGTGAACTCTTCCACATTGTCAAAGCTGAAGCAGAGCCTTGCCAAAGCGGGAAAGCAGCTTGTGTATGATGAACTTTTTAGAAAGTGGAATTCCATTAG GTCCATATAA